One window of the Tubulanus polymorphus chromosome 11, tnTubPoly1.2, whole genome shotgun sequence genome contains the following:
- the LOC141912632 gene encoding nuclear protein 1-like, translating to MSEEKPVETTVTEVTSTPETLEGQEKKMEGYDEYDHYTFDHDKHMFSGKSGKMRSKKEASQNTNHPDTCGHTRKLVTKLHNMEHNKHPHLEKK from the coding sequence ATGTCCGAGGAGAAACCTGTAGAAACTACGGTTACTGAAGTTACTAGTACACCAGAAACTTTAGAAGgccaagaaaagaaaatggaaGGCTACGACGAGTACGACCACTACACGTTCGACCACGACAAGCATATGTTCTCCGGTAAGAGCGGAAAAATGAGAAGCAAGAAGGAAGCGAGCCAAAACACGAACCATCCCGATACGTGCGGTCATACGCGTAAACTGGTCACAAAACTGCATAACATGGAACACAACAAGCATCCACACTTGGAAAAGAAATAA